Proteins from a genomic interval of Narcine bancroftii isolate sNarBan1 chromosome 12, sNarBan1.hap1, whole genome shotgun sequence:
- the LOC138747541 gene encoding hemoglobin subunit beta-like translates to MVHLTKEAIEQIEGIWKGVPHVDITAHALERVFEVFPWTTRLFKSFHGHFKANDNGVQEHAKKVAHALDLAIKDINGINHNFEKLSIKHQQLGVDTHNFKLLGQAFLVQLAIAYKTEFTPQKHKLALEFFKMVAAGLSNEYH, encoded by the exons ATGGTGCATTTGACTAAAGAGGCGATAGAACAAATCGAGGGTATCTGGAAAGGAGTGCCTCATGTTGATATAACTGCCCATGccttggaaag GGTGTTTGAGGTCTTTCCCTGGACGACCCGGCTGTTTAAATCTTTCCATGGTCATTTTAAAGCCAATGACAATGGTGTTCAAGAACATGCCAAAAAAGTTGCTCATGCTCTGGATTTAGCCATTAAAGATATAAATGGTATCAATCATAACTTTGAGAAGCTCAGCATAAAACATCAACAACTGGGAGTGGATACACATAATTTCAAG CTTCTGGGTCAGGCCTTCCTCGTTCAGCTTGCTATAGCCTACAAAACGGAGTTCACGCCTCAGAAGCATAAACTTGCCCTCGAGTTTTTTAAGATGGTGGCAGCAGGTCTCTCCAATGAGTACCATTAA